A segment of the Bdellovibrio bacteriovorus genome:
ACTGATATGGTTTTCACGCAAAGAGATCTCGGTTTTTGCCAGGTCCCGCTTCAACTGAATGGCGGCTTCCGCCAGCTCTTTATTCTGATAGGCATTGATGGCCATGGAGGCCACTTTCACCACTTGTTCGTGCATTTGACGGATCTCTGCCCAGCCTTCATCAGAGAACTCCAGTTTCAGGGCGTTCTTTTTGATCGCCAGGGCCAGGATGTTGATGTCAATGGCGTCTGCCGCACGCTCAACGTCACTCAGGAACATAATCATGTTCATGACGTTCTGATGTACCACTGTGGTGGATTTGTTCGCGTGGTCCAGAAGGAACATCTTGGTTTCGCGATAAAGGAAATCGACCTTGTTGTCGCGGTCCTTGATAGAATCAAAGTCTTTCGGGTCATTCGTTTCAAACAAACGAAGGGAGTCCTTGATCATGCCCAGAACAATGTCCGCCGTGCGCATGATTTCGCGGTTGGCATAAGAGATGGCCAGAGCTGAACTTTGATAGTTGTTCATGTTCACGAACTCGGTTCCAAATTCTTCAGAGGCTGCTTTCGGGAACATCTTTTCGATCAGTTCAGCACCCTTGTTGATGAACGGGAAGAAGATGATCGAAGACAGGACGTTGAAGATCAGATGCGCGTTGGCGATCGACCGGGACTGGGTGGTGTCAAATGTCATCAGGAAGTCGATAAAGATCTGCGTGAATGGATAGAAGATCACCACGCTCAATGTTTTATAGAAGAAATGCGCCCAGGCCACCTGGCGGCCGATGTAGTTTCCACCGGCTGCGGCAATCAATGCCACAGAAGTCGTTCCGATGTTCGCACCATACACCCACAGCATGGCATCATAGAAGGTGATCGCTTTGACGGTTGCCAAACTCATGGCAAGACCAATTGTTACAGCCGAACTTTGCACGAAGGCACAGAACACCACAGAGATCAGCAGGGAATATCCAGGGTTGTCACGCAGGCTTTGGAAAACCTCGGTCAGCATTGGATTTTCAGCAAAGTGATGGGAGGAAATCGAAATCAGCTTCATCCCGAAGAACAGCAAGCCAAACCCCATAAAGACCAGGGACAGGTTCTTGAAGACTGTTTTCTTGGCTTTGAAATAGAATGCAAATGCCACGGTGAACACTGGCAGGGCGTACTGGGTCAGATCCAAAGAGATCAATTGAACCGTCAGGGTCGTACCGATGGCGGTTCCGATAATCACGCCCATCACCTGGCGCAGGTTGACCACGCGGGCAGAGCCCAAACCGACCAGCATGGACGTCACCGCCCCCGAGCTTTGCATCAGGGTGGTCAGAATCACCCCGGTCAGGATGGCCAGAAATTTACTTTGCGAAAGATGATTCAAGAGGCCGGTGATTTTTCCGGCCATCAGTTTCTCCAAAGAGCTGGAGGCCATGCTCATTCCGTAAAGGAAGAGTGCCACCCCGCTGACGAGGAGAATGAAGTACGAGTTGCCCGAGTCGATCATGATGCGTGTTCCCTCAAAACTCTGATGTTATCAAGGGGCTTCAATTTAAGGAAGCACCAATACTGTGCGTGAATCTTTCTTAGAGTAAAACAAATCCTTAAAAAACTCAAAAACCGCTTATATACTTTGGTCTTACAAAAGGAAATCTCATGACCAAGCAGCCGGTGTTAGTCGTCGCCGCCGTGATTCAAAGACAGGAAGACCCTGAAGGGCGAATTCTTGTGGTTCGCAGAGGCCCCGGCCAGTCCGGAGCAGGTTTTTGGGAGTTTCCAGGCGGGAAGGTGGAGGCCGGCGAGGCTCCCGAGCAGGCCCTGGTCCGCGAGATCATGGAAGAGCTGGCCCTCAGTGTCCGGGTGCATGAGCTGATTGGTGAAGAGGACTTTGCCTATCCGTCAAAAACCATCCGGCTTCGGGTGTATTGGGCATCGGTGAAGGGCGGCGAGGATCTGGTTCTGAGTGAGCATGACGACTTCAAATGGCAGCGGCCTGAAGAGATCGATGTGATGGCACTTTCGGCGGCGGATCGTCCGTTTGTTGAGTTGATTCAAAAAACTTACGGCAAAAGGTAAGAACGTTCCGCCGGGGTTGGAAGGCGACAAAACTCACGTTCGCCAAACCACGAGTGGCGGTTCTTGGCGATCAGTTTGTAAAACACATCACGCAAAGGGCCGGGGATGATCCAGGCCAGCGCAAAAAGTTTGTAGGCTCCACCGAGGCCGGTGAGGATCTTCAGGATTGCGGCAGAACGGTAATAAAGTTTGCCTGACTCAAAGTAAATCACTGTATCAAGATTGGTCCGGTCCTGAGCACTCAGAACCTCTTCGGCGGTTGTTCCTTGCAGAGGAGCAAAGAGATAAGTGTGGTTTTTGTCCCTGCTGATCACAGCATCGACAAAACCATTGCAAAGGTGGCAGACGCCATCAAAAAAGACCACATTTCGCATTGATATATCCACCTTTTCCATAGCAATTACAGGCTACAGTCCTTATAATCAAAGTTCAAGCAAGAGGAGTCGTGTTCGCATGGAAGTCTTTCTTTTTCCTCTAGTCAATGTGACCTTGTTCCCAAGGACCACCAAGCCTCTGAACATTTTTGAGCCCCGCTATCTTTCCATGATCAAGGAAGCTGTGGAAACCCAGACCCCGATTGCCGTGGGGTTTATTGAGGATCCCGCGAAGGTGATACCTGTGCGTCCAGGGGAGACAGTTCCCTTTGTGCGTGAGGTGGCCGGATACGGGTATGCTCAGATTATCGAAGAGCGCCTGAACGGCACTCTTTTGGTCTTTATTCAGGGACAGGGCAAGTTACGTCTGGGAAAGGTCCTTGATCGAGGAACCCCGTACAT
Coding sequences within it:
- a CDS encoding (deoxy)nucleoside triphosphate pyrophosphohydrolase; translation: MTKQPVLVVAAVIQRQEDPEGRILVVRRGPGQSGAGFWEFPGGKVEAGEAPEQALVREIMEELALSVRVHELIGEEDFAYPSKTIRLRVYWASVKGGEDLVLSEHDDFKWQRPEEIDVMALSAADRPFVELIQKTYGKR
- a CDS encoding LON peptidase substrate-binding domain-containing protein; this translates as MEVFLFPLVNVTLFPRTTKPLNIFEPRYLSMIKEAVETQTPIAVGFIEDPAKVIPVRPGETVPFVREVAGYGYAQIIEERLNGTLLVFIQGQGKLRLGKVLDRGTPYMVCEAQIIPEKTVLEPSLRLELNSLHKILTRWIQTHIPDPAQRDIFMRNLTHPEEIVGSFASYLVRDYDLQQMVLEYDDINEKVHFLHRLMESNELTT
- a CDS encoding Na/Pi cotransporter family protein — translated: MIDSGNSYFILLVSGVALFLYGMSMASSSLEKLMAGKITGLLNHLSQSKFLAILTGVILTTLMQSSGAVTSMLVGLGSARVVNLRQVMGVIIGTAIGTTLTVQLISLDLTQYALPVFTVAFAFYFKAKKTVFKNLSLVFMGFGLLFFGMKLISISSHHFAENPMLTEVFQSLRDNPGYSLLISVVFCAFVQSSAVTIGLAMSLATVKAITFYDAMLWVYGANIGTTSVALIAAAGGNYIGRQVAWAHFFYKTLSVVIFYPFTQIFIDFLMTFDTTQSRSIANAHLIFNVLSSIIFFPFINKGAELIEKMFPKAASEEFGTEFVNMNNYQSSALAISYANREIMRTADIVLGMIKDSLRLFETNDPKDFDSIKDRDNKVDFLYRETKMFLLDHANKSTTVVHQNVMNMIMFLSDVERAADAIDINILALAIKKNALKLEFSDEGWAEIRQMHEQVVKVASMAINAYQNKELAEAAIQLKRDLAKTEISLRENHISRLNRGLNTSINTSSIHLDLLSEYRRIASLLCNHAYNQRSQS
- a CDS encoding thiol-disulfide oxidoreductase DCC family protein produces the protein MRNVVFFDGVCHLCNGFVDAVISRDKNHTYLFAPLQGTTAEEVLSAQDRTNLDTVIYFESGKLYYRSAAILKILTGLGGAYKLFALAWIIPGPLRDVFYKLIAKNRHSWFGEREFCRLPTPAERSYLLP